The genomic DNA GGCTCCGGCCGGGAGCCCTGCTCTCCCGCGGAGCTCCGCTCTCTGCGTcccgcctgctgctgctctccctctccgcctgctccctgctccccgCACCGGCGCTCGGCTTGCTCGGCTTTCGGCCGGAGGAGACCGGGGCGGAGCTGTCCGTGGAGGACGGGGTGCTGAAAGCCACCGAGGGGACCCGCTTCATGCTGCGGGTTTATTACTCCACCTCCCCGCAGAGGCTCAACCGCACCGCGGGGACTCGCGCCAACAACGCCGCGCCCTGGATCGCCTTCATCGAGGAGCCAACTCCCGGGCGAGAGGGGCAAGTTCACCCGAAACGGAACATGTGCATGGACAAGAACACCAGGACGTCCGACATCGAGGTTTTAGGGTCTTTCAAGTCTGCTTCCAGTCAGAACTCGGTGCTGGTGGAGCTGCTGGCCAAGGACCTGCGGAGAGGGGAGAAGATCAAATACTACTCCATGTGCGCCTTCGACGGATCCAAATGGGAACACTACCGGACCAGAGACTTCTGGGTGGCCGTGGTGGAGCGCTCGGCTGCCCCGGAGCTCTGGCTACAGGTGTTGGTGTCCGTGCTGCTGCTCGGGCTGTCAGCTCTGTTCAGCGGGCTGAACCTGAGCCTGCTGGCGCTGGACCCGGTGGAGCTGCAGGTCCTCCAGAACAGCGGCACCGACAAGGAGCAGAACTACGCGCGGAAAATAGAGTCGGTGCGTCGGCACGGCAACTACGTCCTGTGCACTCTGCTGCTGGGGACCGCCATCATCAACGCCTCGCTCGCCGTGTGGATGTGCCAGATCCTGGGCATGACTTGGCTCTCCACGGTCATCTGCGCCTTCGGCATCTTCTTCATCGGGGAGATCCTTCCACACTCCGTGGCGTCGCGTCACGGTCTGGCCATCGCCTCCAAAACCATCTGGGTGACGCGGCTGCTGATGGTGCTCTCCTTCCCCATCTCCTACCCCATCAGCAAGCTGCTGGACCTCATCCTCAACCAGGAGATCTCCAACTTCTACACTAGAGAGAAACTCCTGGAGATGCTGCGCGTCACGGACCCGTACCACGACCTGGTCAAGGAGGAGCTCAACATCATCCAGGGCGCGCTGGAGCTGCGCACCAAGACCGTGGAGGACGTCCTGACGCCGCTGACCGACTGCTTCATGCTGCCCTCGGACGTCGTGCTGGACTTCAACACCATGTCGGATATCATGCAGAGCGGGTACACGAGGATACCGGTGTTTGAGAACGAGAGGTCCAACATCGTGGACATCCTGTTCGTCAAGGACCTGGCGTTCGTGGACCCGGACGACTGCACCCCGCTGAAGACCATCACCCAGTTCTACAAGCACCCGCTGCACTGCGTCTTCAACGACACCAAACTGGACGCCATG from Pempheris klunzingeri isolate RE-2024b chromosome 3, fPemKlu1.hap1, whole genome shotgun sequence includes the following:
- the LOC139199435 gene encoding metal transporter CNNM1-like, with translation MAAEDAAARLRPGALLSRGAPLSASRLLLLSLSACSLLPAPALGLLGFRPEETGAELSVEDGVLKATEGTRFMLRVYYSTSPQRLNRTAGTRANNAAPWIAFIEEPTPGREGQVHPKRNMCMDKNTRTSDIEVLGSFKSASSQNSVLVELLAKDLRRGEKIKYYSMCAFDGSKWEHYRTRDFWVAVVERSAAPELWLQVLVSVLLLGLSALFSGLNLSLLALDPVELQVLQNSGTDKEQNYARKIESVRRHGNYVLCTLLLGTAIINASLAVWMCQILGMTWLSTVICAFGIFFIGEILPHSVASRHGLAIASKTIWVTRLLMVLSFPISYPISKLLDLILNQEISNFYTREKLLEMLRVTDPYHDLVKEELNIIQGALELRTKTVEDVLTPLTDCFMLPSDVVLDFNTMSDIMQSGYTRIPVFENERSNIVDILFVKDLAFVDPDDCTPLKTITQFYKHPLHCVFNDTKLDAMLEEFKKGKSHLAIVQRVNNEGEGDPFYEVMGIVTLEDVIEEIIKSEILDETDLYTDNRTKRRVSHHERKQQDFSIFKLSENEMKVKISPQLLLATHRFLSTEVEPFKPAHISEKILLRLIKHPSVVEELKFDEKNKRAQQHFLFQRNKPVDYFILVLQGRVEVEFGKEALKFENGAFSYFGVPAIMPSVHRSPSRSSGLDRSESMLYGGSMGQLNGGGNVYLPDYSVRQLTHLQIIKITRSHYQNAVTATRMDSSPQTPDADTRLTESSTLTPEPSATLMPPQHTTTTTATTTLLMPPPREPSRPGSARTRGQQSSVPHSTSLLNEKNRIVRSKSDGQKSPSDSVFLRMDEIPYIREDRSEADPHTDMASVPIETDTSPFISSLSLSGSEDTLGKKLLLKLSHKKRKKSREGEKTPEDISEQPLVKT